The proteins below come from a single Triticum aestivum cultivar Chinese Spring chromosome 5D, IWGSC CS RefSeq v2.1, whole genome shotgun sequence genomic window:
- the LOC123121415 gene encoding U-box domain-containing protein 19: MPAPTPPRSQPKRRRPLALPAVCPCEGIAPEPLLASLVSLTADVASRRAGDASAFPVLRRGTHQAVRLAGLLLAFLEEIQDATATLSHSAVVGLTELHVAMQKMRFLLTDCARRGGRLWMLVNTELIASELRLCLGSVAAAMDVLPTSIVGASVESGELGRLVSDQAWRAVVRPDAGDKLAVRSIRSIMDTFKRGVAPEADDVMRVLRRIRVESWFQCSEEIAFLDGELSVRFDAGDENSSEVVLINNLMAFLVYCRVVLFDHIDSKQSDATAVRPATCPEWIRPEALQCPITLELMIDPVTVSTGQTYDRASITRWMKAGCRTCPVTGEKLRTADLVPNAALCGIIERMLLSNGVSLPETSSRHHHGDADGSAATFSPSATGAARLAVSYIVAQFSTGSTEERRKATSEARKLSKHSVFYRALFVEANAVPWLLCLLSCMDTSVQDNAVASLLNLSKHPGGRTALVEAGGIGLVVDIVNVGAKAETQQNAVAILFYLSSNAEYAEEIGRFPEAIPTLVRLIKDGAHRGRKNAMVSLYGLLQSPSNHAKAVAAGAVVVLAGLLSSDRDGDLACDTVSLLARIAEQPAGAQAVLARAGLVARLVEFLAASSSRSGKDHCVGLLVLLCQHGGEKVVALLGRMPGLMGSLHSLVADGSPATCKKARSLISMIHRHYELARPSSSPVPLPVPTPDAGDRFVRLVL, translated from the coding sequence ATGCCGGCGCCGACGCCACCACGGAGCCAACCAAAGCGCCGGCGGCCGCTTGCTCTTCCCGCGGTCTGCCCGTGCGAGGGCATCGCGCCGGAGCCGCTCCTCGCCTCCCTCGTCTCGCTCACGGCCGATGTGGCGAGCCGCAGGGCCGGCGACGCCAGCGCCTTCCCCGTGCTCCGCCGTGGCACGCACCAAGCAGTGCGCCTCGCCGGCCTCCTGCTCGCCTTTCTCGAGGAGATCCAGGACGCGACAGCGACGCTGTCGCACTCCGCCGTGGTCGGTCTCACGGAGCTGCACGTCGCCATGCAGAAGATGAGGTTCCTGCTCACGGACTGCGCGCGTCGAGGGGGCCGCCTGTGGATGCTCGTGAACACTGAACTCATAGCGTCTGAGCTCAGGTTGTGTCTGGGATCCGTCGCGGCGGCCATGGATGTGCTACCGACGAGCATCGTCGGTGCATCCGTCGAGTCGGGGGAGCTCGGGCGGCTGGTATCGGATCAGGCGTGGCGCGCGGTGGTGCGGCCTGACGCCGGCGACAAACTAGCAGTGCGGAGCATACGGTCTATCATGGATACCTTTAAGAGGGGCGTCGCGCCGGAGGCAGATGATGTGATGCGGGTGCTCCGCCGGATCAGGGTCGAAAGCTGGTTCCAGTGCTCCGAGGAGATCGCTTTCCTAGATGGCGAGCTCTCCGtgcggttcgacgccggcgacgagaACAGCAGCGAGGTGGTCCTCATCAACAATTTGATGGCGTTCCTGGTGTACTGCCGCGTGGTGCTGTTCGATCACATTGACTCGAAGCAGTCGGATGCGACGGCGGTGCGACCGGCGACGTGCCCAGAGTGGATCAGACCGGAGGCGCTCCAGTGCCCGATCACACTGGAACTCATGATCGACCCGGTGACCGTGTCCACCGGCCAGACATACGACCGCGCGTCCATCACACGGTGGATGAAGGCCGGGTGCCGCACGTGCCCAGTCACCGGAGAGAAGCTCCGCACCGCCGACCTCGTGCCGAACGCCGCGCTGTGCGGGATCATCGAGCGGATGCTGCTCAGCAACGGCGTCTCGCTTCCCGAGACGAGCTCCAGGCACCACCACGGCGACGCTGACGGCTCAGCCGCTACATTCAGTCCGTCAGCCACCGGCGCCGCGCGGCTCGCCGTTAGCTACATCGTGGCGCAGTTCTCGACGGGGTCGACGGAGGAGCGTAGGAAGGCGACGTCCGAGGCCCGCAAGCTCTCCAAGCACAGCGTGTTCTACCGAGCGCTCTTCGTGGAGGCCAATGCCGTACCGTGGTTGCTGTGCCTCCTCTCCTGCATGGACACGTCCGTGCAGGACAATGCCGTGGCGTCCCTACTCAACCTCTCCAAGCACCCCGGTGGCCGGACGGCGCTCGTGGAGGCCGGAGGCATCGGCCTCGTGGTCGACATCGTCAACGTCGGCGCCAAGGCCGAGACGCAGCAGAACGCCGTGGCCATTCTGTTCTACCTCTCGTCGAACGCCGAGTACGCCGAGGAGATCGGCCGCTTCCCGGAGGCCATACCGACGCTAGTGCGGCTCATCAAGGACGGCGCGCACCGCGGCCGGAAGAACGCCATGGTCAGCCTCTACGGTCTGCTCCAATCCCCGAGCAACCACGCCAAAGCCGTTGCCGCCGGCGCCGTGGTGGTGCTTGCTGGCCTCCTTTCCAGCGACCGCGACGGCGACCTCGCCTGCGACACCGTCTCGCTGCTGGCGAGGATCGCCGAgcagccggcgggcgcacaggccGTGCTCGCGCGGGCGGGCCTAGTCGCCCGCCTCGTCGAGTTCCTCGCCGCGTCTTCCTCTCGTTCCGGGAAGGACCACTGCGTGGGGCTGCTTGTCTTGCTGTGCCAGCACGGCGGCGAGAAGGTGGTCGCCCTGCTGGGCCGGATGCCGGGGCTGATGGGGTCGCTGCACTCGCTCGTCGCCGACGGCAGCCCGGCGACTTGCAAGAAGGCGCGGTCGCTGATCAGCATGATCCACCGGCATTACGAGCTGGCCAGGCCGTCATCATCGCCGGTGCCGCTGCCGGTGCCTACACCGGACGCCGGTGACCGTTTCGTTCGGCTCGTGCTATAG